From Fibrobacter sp.:
ATCAAGCTGGACCCCAGCGAGTATTCGGGTGCCTCTATCTGCTTGTATAACGAGTTCTTTGATTTGAACAAGTACATGCTGGACTCCAAGATCGAGTTCATGATCAAGGGCAAGAAGGGTGGCGAATCTGTGAAGGTTGGCCTCTTGGATGACGAAGTGGGCGATGGCAAGAAGACTCAAGTTGTGCTCCCCATGAACAAGTACATCGAGGGCGGCGCCGTCACGACGGACTGGAAGAAAGTCTCCATTCCTCTGGTGGACTTCCCGGACCGTGGTCTCTACTGGGACAACACCCGCAAGTCTGAATTTCCGGCCCGTATTGACTGGGACAAGATTGCTGAAATCCGTTTCTCTATCGACAAGAGCGGCGCCAAGGATTTCGAAATCTGGGTGGACAACATCGAAATCGTGAAGGGCAACAAGAAGGCCAAGCCCAAGGCCAAGATTGTCTACTGGGATGAAAACGAAGACGTCATCGACGGCCCGAAGAATCCCGAAAAGCTGGATGGCAAGGCCAAGGCTCTTGTCACCTTCTACGACAACAACCTGAAGGGCTTCAGCTACAGCTACGGTGGTCTTTCTGCCCAACGTGAAGCCAAGTCCAAGACGGCGGGCAACCCCAATGTGCTTGCCCTGTACATCGACAACAATGACTGGTCCGGTGTGACCTACTCCATGGGCGAAGGCAAGTATGCCGACCTGTCCAAGGTTCGCAACAAGGGCGGTCTCTATTTCTGGATCAAGGGTAAGCTCGGCGGCGAGAAGGTCTATGTGGGTCTTCTGGACAACCAGGGCAACGACATCAAGAGCCAGACCAAGATTAGCCTGAACGACTGGATTGAAGGCGCCAAGGTGGGTACTGGTTGGAAACTGGTGAAGATTCCTCTGAAGAAGTTTGGTGACAAGGGTAAGGCTTGGGACGCCAACAAGCAGGCCGAAGTCGCTAAGGATATCCAGTGGAACAAGATTCAGTAAATCCGCTTCTCTGTAGGCAAGGGCGAAAACCAAGGCGAACCGGGCAAGCCCGCTCCTGTGACCATCTTTGTGGACCAGATTACCTTCACCGAGAATATCGACTGGGTCGACCCGGATATCAAGTGGGATAACTGGAACTCCAAGGAGAAGGACATGATCATCACCGACTTCGAAGACAAGTTCAAGGGTGATGTGTGGGAACCCTCCAAGGGCCCGAAGTCCAAGGTCGAAGTGGAAGTGCCTTTCAAGACCTCCAAGCTTGACGGCAATTCCCTCAACGTGAAGCATTTCGAAATGTCCGACTGGGTGGACATCGTGTTCGACATGGTCAAGAGCAAGCGCTCTGCCGCCGATCGCGACTGGACCAAGCACTGGGGCATTATGTTCGACGTTTATTCCGAACGTGCATGGCAGTCCATCACCGTGCAGATTGGTGACGCCGGCAACGAACTCTTCGTGGCCAACACCGGTGTGCCTCGTGGACGCACCACTGTGATTGTGCCCTTCCGTGCCTTCTCCAAGTTCCCCTACTACCAGCCGCCTACCGCCAAGGAAAACGGTGTGTTCGACCTGAAGGGCGTTGTCTCTCTCGACTTCAAACCGGGTGGAGAAGGTTCTAATGGTAACTTCGAAATCGACAACATCAAACTCACCAACCAGAAGGAAGTTAAGGCTGCTGACCGTCCGGCTCTCGTGAAGGTTGAAGTCAAGGGTACCGGCGATGTGGTGAACCCCAACATCTCTGGCGGCCTCTTCGGTATCAACGCCGCCCTCTGGGATGGCGACATGTTGGACAACCCCAAGTTCAAGGTGCAGACGGCTGAATATGCCAAGCGCATCAACCACGGCATCATCCGTTATCCGGGCGGTCTCCGTGCCGATGACGACCACTGGAAGGAAATCCTCGACAACCACGACTGGATGGTGGACACCGACGAATTCCTCGCCTGGTTGAAGAAGACCGGCTCTAACGCTATGTTCACGGTGAACTTCGGTTCTGGTACCGAACAGGAAGCCGCAGCCTGGGTGAAGCACACCAACGTTGACAAGAAGGCCGGCATCAAGTACTGGGAAATCGGTAACGAAGTCTACGGTAACTGGCACCCCTACTACGAAAAGTACGGTAAGGACGGCGGTACCATCTATGGTAAGCGCGCTCGCAAGTTCATTGAAGCCATGAAGAAGGTCGATCCCACTATCAAGGTGGCCGTGCTCGGCGTGCTGGATGGCGAATGGAACGACAACGTGCTTCGTGAAACCGGCGACATTGCCGACGGTATCATTGTTCACCACTACCCGCAGCACTATGGTGAAGAAAACGACTTCGCCATGCTCTCTGCTCCGCAGGACCTGGTGCCTATCTATAGCCGCCTCCACAAGCTGGTGGACAAGTGGACCAAGCACTTCAACAAGAAGCAGAAGTTCGAACTCTGGCTCACGGAATGGAACTCCGTGGACTTCAACCCCGGTCCGCAGACCATTTCTCTCGAGAACGGCCTGTTCGTTGCTGACTATCTGGCTATGCTTGCCACCGAAAATGTGGACAACGCACAGTACTGGGATATCCACAACGACATCACTCCGGAAGGCGGTGACTACGGTTACCTGACCCGTTCTGCCGAAGAGTGCATGAACTGCCCGCGCCCGAGCTACTGGGCTTTCCAGATGGCTTCCGACGCTCTCCGCGGCAAGCTCCTCAAGACTGAAATCTCCGGTGACAAGGAATCTCTCATCACCACCTACTACACCGAGAACGGCAAGAAGAAGTCCCTGTTGGTAATCAACAAGAACCCCTACAGCGACTACGAGCTGAAGCTCTCTATCCCTGGTTTCTCCGGCAAGGCTACTGTCCAGACTCTGGACCGCAGCTCCGAAAAGCTCAAGGAAGGCTGGGCCAACGACCCGTCCAAGAAGGCCAAGAAGGGCGTAGACGTGTCCAAGCCCATCAAGGTGGGTAAGAGGACCATCACCCTCATTACCATCGAGTAATTGACGGAATGTCATCCCCGACTTGGTCGGGGATCTCCTAGCAACGAAAAGCCCCGGCTCTGCCGGGGTTTTTCGTTTGTCCTGCAGGGTGTAAAAAACAAAAGACCCTCTCTTTCGAGAGGGTCTTCGCGGGATAGACGAGGCTTGAACTCGCAACCTCCGGCGTGACAGGCCGGTGCTCTAACCAAAATTGAGCTACCACCCCAAATCGTTTCCGATTTTCGGTAGTGGGCGATAACGGATTCGAACCGCTGACATTCTGCTTGTAAGGCAGACGCTCTGAACCAACTGAGCTAATCGCCCGAAAGGGTTACTTGTCCTGCTTTTTACCGCCGAAGAGGATTCCGAGAGGAATGACCACCACGTAGGCAAGAACCAGGATAAGAGGTGCGACCGTAAGGCTGACCGGATTGTCGGCAGGACCCTGCTGGAGGCAGAAGAAGCCGATTACCAGGAGCAAGATTCCGATAGCAATCAAAATGAAATTTTTCTTGTTCATCGTCTTACACAACCTTAAAGTGACTGCGCAAATATAGCATAAAAAAGCCGAATGTCAAGGGAGATTCCTACTTCTGGCCGGGGTATTTCACTCGGGTGTGGTAGGTGCCGTCCAGGCTGCGGAGGAACGCCTGTTCCAGCTTGAACAGTTCGCGGACAGACAGGTTACATTCGCTGAACTGCCCCTCGTTGAAACGGCCCTGGATGGTATTGTGGATCATTTCTTGCAGGGCTTCGGAATCCATGTTGGACATGGAACGGCTGGTAGCCTCGATGATGTCGGCCAGCATGAGAATAGCCGTTTCCTTGCTCTGGGGTTTGGGTCCCTTGTACTGGAAATCCTCTTGTTTTACGACCTTTGTGGGGTCTTCCTTGGCTGCTTCAAGAGCCTTGTGGTAGAAATACTGGATGGTGGTGGTGCCGTGGTGTTCGGAGATACCTGCCGCCACCAGTTCGGGAATCTTGTATTCCTGGGCAAGGGCATAACCCTGGGTCACGTGCCCGATGATAATCTTGACCGACTGGGATGGATCCAGGGAGTTATGAGGGTTGATTCCCTGTTTCTGGTTTTCGGTGAAAAATTCCGGACGCATGGTCTTGCCGATGTCGTGGTACAACGCCATGACGCGGACCAGCAAGGAATTGGCCTCGATACTTTCGGCCACTTTTTCGGCCAGGTTCGACACCTGGATGCTGTGGTGGAAAGTGCCAGGAGCAAGTTCCGAAATGCGCTTTAAGGCCGGACGGTTGAAGTCGGACATTTCCATGAGGGTAAGTACCGTAGTGATGCCGAAGATACGTTCCATCAAGTGCACAAAGAATGCCGACGCGATAGCGATACATACGGCAAAGTTCGCGCTTGCGGCAATAAGAGTCTGGTAGAAGGCTTCGAAACTCATGCGGTTACGTAGCAGGAACATGATACTGATGGATGCCGCCATGGAAAGGATGCCCACGAAAATAGCGTAGATGAACTGCACCCGGTAGCGGATTTTTACCAACGGAACGAGCGAAATAATCAAGACCGCAAACACGGCAATGGTAGCCGCCAGGTCGTAGCCGTTGAGGATGCCGAATATCAGGGAAGACAGCACGGAGAAGGCGATGCCCAGTCCGTAGTTAAAAAGAACGGTGGCAATGACCGGGGTAAAGGCGAAGGGATAGAGCCACATAAAGTCAACCCCTTCGGGGAGTACCATGGCTTCGGGCCTGTTCAGGGAGTTGGACAGGTAGTGCACGGCCCAGAAACTCACCAGCTGGATAATGGCCAGGAGAACAAGGCTCCAGAGCTGCCTCGGGCTCTTGAACTTGCGTACCGTTTCGTTGTAGAAGAAATAGAAGAAAAAGGCGATGATGATGAGGGCGAGGATGATGGACTGGCCAAAGGGAGCCGTCAGGGTTCTCTGGTTTTCTTCTTTTTGCTGGGCTTGCTGCAGGGCTTCCATCTTTTCCAAGATGTCCTTGGTGATGGGGTCGCCCTGCTTTACGATTTCCATGCCACGGGGAACCATACCCTTGATGAGAGTCACCTTGTCCCGGGCGGAAGCCTTGCGGGCGGCCGTTTCCTTTTCTAGGTAGAATACGTTAGGCAGCGAGAACACGTAGAGCACTTCGTAAAAAGCGCTCTGCAGGCCTTGGTCGCTGGGGAAAGCCCGTTGCAGTTGAGCGAAGGCTTCGTCGATACGGCGCTGCAGGGGTTGAATAGAGGTTGTTTCCAGGGTGGTTTCCTCGCTATCGCGAATCATGGCCACGGTGGTCTTGTTGTAAATCAGGTGCTTGATTTCTTGGACATTGTAGGATTCCATGAACAACTTAAGTTCGGTCTCGGTTTTGGCGAGAAGGGTGTTGGAAACGCCGCGCCTGAGCATCTGGTTGAATACAGAAAGTACGGAATCTCTGGCCTTTGAATTTTGACTCAGGGGCTTGATGGCGGTAATGGAAAGCCTTTGCTTTAATACCTCATAGACCCGGGAAGCCTGCTGCACTTTCATCTGCAGGGTGTCTGCTGCTTCTGGGCTTGAGTTGCCGGGGGCATTGCTAATCTGGGCTTGCAGGCTGCCGTACTGGGCGAGCTTGTGAAGGTACTGCTTCAGGTCTTCACTGATGCGGTTGGTTTCGTCGGAGTTGTACTCGAAAATGGCGTTGACCTTTTCTTCGGCACGCTGGCGTTCAGCCTCAATTTCTTGCTTGGACTTGGGAATGTCGAAATTGATGGGGGAGATGATGGTGCGGGTACTGAGCTGGCCCAGGTGGGGGTGGTCCGCCTGCATGGCGATATTCTTGTCGGGGAACAGGAATATGGCGATAGCCGCGACCAACACGCAGCCAAGGAAAAGATGGAGTTTTTTCTTCTTCTTTTTCATTTGGAGTCCTTTTGCTCGTAGGCGGACAATATGTCTTTCACCAGGGGATGCCGTAAAACATCGGTGGCGGTAAATTCAACTTGGGCGATGCCCCTGATTCCGTTCAAGATGGTCATGGCGTGTTCCAGTCCGGACTTTTGCCCCTGGGCCAGGTCCACCTGGGAGGTGTCTCCGGTAATGATGGCCTTGCTGTGGGGCCCGAGTCTGGTAAGGAACATCTTCATCTGGGGAATCGTGGTGTTCTGGGCTTCGTCCAGAATGATAAAGGCGCGTTTGAGGGTGCGTCCACGCATGTAGGCGAGGGGGGCCACTTCGATGGCTCCGGTTTCTTCGTACCGACGGAGCTTTTCTGGAGGTAGCAGCTCGGAGAGGCTGTCGTGGATAGGGCGCAGGTAAGGGGCGATTTTTTCTTTCAGGTCACCGGGTAAGAACCCGAGGGATTCTCCCGCTTCTACGGCAGGCCGGACTAGGCATATCCGTTCGGCCTCGTTGCGTTCGAGGCTTGCGACGGCCAGAGCTACCGCAAGAAACGTCTTGCCCGTACCGGCGGGGCCCTTGGCGAAAATGACGTCGTTCTTTTCGACGGCCTTTACCAGTTCTGCCTGGGAGGGCGTCTTGGGGCCAATGGATATGCCGAACCGGTTCCGGATGATGGGGGCTGCGCCAAGGTCGAATTCCTGTACGGCAGACGACGATTTCCCGAGAAGGCGCTCCACCTGCTTGGCGGTAAAGGATTCCCCGTGTTTTGCGGCGATTTTCAGCTGGTCCAGGACCGTCAGCAGGCCTTGTAGGTCTGCACCGTCCTTGGGCTTCAAGTTGAGCCCCGGGAGTCTGGTCTGTATCTCAACACAAAAACGGCCTTCCAATAAGCGGAAAACCGTTTCGTTCTCTCCTGAAATCATCCGTTTCAGGTTATCAGAGATGGAGTAATGTTCCAAATGACCTACTCGGCGTCGGGACGTTCCACCGGAATGCCCAACTTGTTCTTGGCGTCGAAGATTTCCTTACGGAGCTTATGGTTTTCTTCGGTCATGGCCATGGCTTCGTCTTCGGTCTTCTTCAGTTTGTTTTCGTCGATCTTTTCTTTCTGGACGGCGGCCTTTCCACTAGCACCGCCGGCTGCACCTCCTTCGGCGCCACCTTCGTCGCTGCCACCGCCGGAAGAGCCGGCGCAAGCGGTGAAGAGGGCAAGGGACAGAGAGGCGAGGATCAGTTTCCAATTTTTCAAAAATGACATTATTCAGGCTCCATTCTAGTCTGTGTTGCGTAAAATGTATATTATTTACGGCAAAAAAGTTGTAAAAAAGTGAAATCCATATGAAAAATGCCGAAATTTTGCGAAAATCCTATTCCCAGGTATTCATTTCTTCGCCGGATTACGATTCTTGTGCCTTATATGCCCAGAGGCGCGCCCAGATGATGGAAAAACTGGATTCCTTCTGTATTTTTGGAGGGATGCCCAGGGAGCCTGGGGCCGAAGAAGCCTTTACGGAAACCTGGACCCGATTTGTCCAGGATCCGGCGTTCTTGTTCCTTACGGGGGTGAACCAGCCGGGGTGCTACCTGGTGCTGGACCCCAAGGCGAAAAAGCCTGTGCTCTTTGTGCCCGAAAAGGACCTTTTCCGAGAGTTCTGGAACGGAAAACGGCTTGGTGTCGAACCTGGAAGCGACGATGTATCTAGAGTTACAGGCATTGCCGATGTCCGTGATGCCCTGGATTTTTTGCCCTTTGTGGAATCCATGGCGAAAAAATACCGGTCCAGGGGTTTCGGTTACGTCTATTACTTCGAAAAGGTTCGGGGAGACCATAACGACAGACTGAAAGACCAGGTGGCGAAGGTCCTTGGCCGGCAGGGGATGAAGGTGAAGACCTGCTCGCCGATACACTTTGCAGAGAGGCTTCCGTTGGGACCGGAGCGCATCGCCGACGCCAAGAGGGCCCAGTCCATTACGGAGAAGGCTTTCCGCAACCTGCTCCCGCGGGTGAAATCCTTCAAGAACGAGCGGGAGCTATTCCTGTACCTGAATTACGAGATGCAGCGCCGAAGCGACGGTGACCTGGCGTTTCCGACCATTGCCGCCTCCGGAGAAAACGCCTGCTGCCTGCACTACGTGAAAAACGATGAGCCTCTGAAGTCGGGGCGGATGATTCTCTTGGATTTTGGCGTGCGTTACGGGACCCTTCATAGCGACATTTCCAGAACAATTCCCTTGAACGGGAAGTTCAACCCCTTGCAGGCCCTGCTGTACCAGATTGTTTTGGATTCGGCATTAGTTTATCAGAAATTCGTGAAGCCGGGGGTAAGCCTGAAAGAAATAGGCCAGATTCCTTGGGAATTTGTTATGAATGAGCTGGAGTCCCGATTGGTAAAAGCTCACAAGGGCAAGTTCAAGTTGTGTTATGACAAGAGACCTCATGGAGTGAGCCATTTTATCGGTGAGCACATTCACGATGGCGACCCAGGTTCCCGTTCTTTGGACACGGTGCTGGAACCCGGTATGTTGATTTCTTGCGAGCCGGGACTATACGGTGAATTCGAGGGGGTCTTCAACGGCCGGCGCTACCGCGAAAAGATCGGTATCCGCATCGAGGACGACCTGCTGATTACGAAAACGGGCTTTTTGAACATTTCCAAAAAAATCCCGAAAGAAATCGTGGAGATTGAGCGACTGATGCAGGGATAGGTTTCTTGCCCCAAGAAAAAGACCCCGTGCCTCGAACCTCGGGCCTCGAACCCCTAACCCCTAGATCCTAGCCCCTAAATCCTAGCCCCTAATTACTATCTTTACCTTCAAATTTTTACGAAGGTCCAAAATGTGGAAATATAGCGGAGCGATCCGATTCTTTCTTTCTATCCTTGCGGTAACGTTTGTCCAGATGGGTGTGTTCATTTACGCCCAGAAGATTCTGTCCGGCTCCTTTGCCGGGGTGGAGGGCGGCCAGAACTGGCAGAGCCTGATGCTGCAGATCTTCTTTATCGCCCCCTATGTGGTTTTCGTGTGGGCGGCAGGGCTTTTCTCCAACAAGTTTTCCAAGAACAGGGTGCTGGCCTGGTCGTCTCTCTTTATGACGGCATTCGTCATAGCCATGGCGGTGCTGGTGACCTGCGGTGTTCCCCGTGTAGCGTTCTGGCTCTGCATAGGCCTTTCTACAGGCTTTGCGGTCCATAGTGCAGCCAAGTACGCCGTGCTGAAAGAGATGTTCGGCGTCCGGAACCTGAGCTATGCCAACGCCTTCTTGCAGATATTCTCCCTGAGCGGTATCA
This genomic window contains:
- a CDS encoding HDIG domain-containing protein, which codes for MKKKKKKLHLFLGCVLVAAIAIFLFPDKNIAMQADHPHLGQLSTRTIISPINFDIPKSKQEIEAERQRAEEKVNAIFEYNSDETNRISEDLKQYLHKLAQYGSLQAQISNAPGNSSPEAADTLQMKVQQASRVYEVLKQRLSITAIKPLSQNSKARDSVLSVFNQMLRRGVSNTLLAKTETELKLFMESYNVQEIKHLIYNKTTVAMIRDSEETTLETTSIQPLQRRIDEAFAQLQRAFPSDQGLQSAFYEVLYVFSLPNVFYLEKETAARKASARDKVTLIKGMVPRGMEIVKQGDPITKDILEKMEALQQAQQKEENQRTLTAPFGQSIILALIIIAFFFYFFYNETVRKFKSPRQLWSLVLLAIIQLVSFWAVHYLSNSLNRPEAMVLPEGVDFMWLYPFAFTPVIATVLFNYGLGIAFSVLSSLIFGILNGYDLAATIAVFAVLIISLVPLVKIRYRVQFIYAIFVGILSMAASISIMFLLRNRMSFEAFYQTLIAASANFAVCIAIASAFFVHLMERIFGITTVLTLMEMSDFNRPALKRISELAPGTFHHSIQVSNLAEKVAESIEANSLLVRVMALYHDIGKTMRPEFFTENQKQGINPHNSLDPSQSVKIIIGHVTQGYALAQEYKIPELVAAGISEHHGTTTIQYFYHKALEAAKEDPTKVVKQEDFQYKGPKPQSKETAILMLADIIEATSRSMSNMDSEALQEMIHNTIQGRFNEGQFSECNLSVRELFKLEQAFLRSLDGTYHTRVKYPGQK
- a CDS encoding PhoH family protein; translated protein: MISGENETVFRLLEGRFCVEIQTRLPGLNLKPKDGADLQGLLTVLDQLKIAAKHGESFTAKQVERLLGKSSSAVQEFDLGAAPIIRNRFGISIGPKTPSQAELVKAVEKNDVIFAKGPAGTGKTFLAVALAVASLERNEAERICLVRPAVEAGESLGFLPGDLKEKIAPYLRPIHDSLSELLPPEKLRRYEETGAIEVAPLAYMRGRTLKRAFIILDEAQNTTIPQMKMFLTRLGPHSKAIITGDTSQVDLAQGQKSGLEHAMTILNGIRGIAQVEFTATDVLRHPLVKDILSAYEQKDSK
- a CDS encoding aminopeptidase P N-terminal domain-containing protein — protein: MKNAEILRKSYSQVFISSPDYDSCALYAQRRAQMMEKLDSFCIFGGMPREPGAEEAFTETWTRFVQDPAFLFLTGVNQPGCYLVLDPKAKKPVLFVPEKDLFREFWNGKRLGVEPGSDDVSRVTGIADVRDALDFLPFVESMAKKYRSRGFGYVYYFEKVRGDHNDRLKDQVAKVLGRQGMKVKTCSPIHFAERLPLGPERIADAKRAQSITEKAFRNLLPRVKSFKNERELFLYLNYEMQRRSDGDLAFPTIAASGENACCLHYVKNDEPLKSGRMILLDFGVRYGTLHSDISRTIPLNGKFNPLQALLYQIVLDSALVYQKFVKPGVSLKEIGQIPWEFVMNELESRLVKAHKGKFKLCYDKRPHGVSHFIGEHIHDGDPGSRSLDTVLEPGMLISCEPGLYGEFEGVFNGRRYREKIGIRIEDDLLITKTGFLNISKKIPKEIVEIERLMQG